A single window of Triplophysa rosa linkage group LG20, Trosa_1v2, whole genome shotgun sequence DNA harbors:
- the LOC130571328 gene encoding transcription factor HES-5-like, whose amino-acid sequence MTPTIISDEHLHLNNKLRKPIVEKMRRDRINRSIEQLKALLDPQFLKQQSDSKLEKADILEMTVSFLTHQQSVLDSSSHAVNQGFSRCVHDIVHFLSEHDTQKTQSQRRLLEHFQNLQTPSEQIRRESVLPPLSSTHHHTFNKEMNVNKSAIWRPW is encoded by the exons ATGACACCTACAATCATCTCAGACGAGCATCTCCATCTCAACAACAAG CTGAGAAAGCCAATCGTGGAGAAGATGCGTAGAGATCGTATCAACAGAAGCATCGAGCAGCTCAAGGCTCTTCTGGATCCACAGTTCCTCAAGCAGCAGTCTGATTCCAAGCTGGAGAAAGCAGATATACTGGAGATGACAGTCAGCTTCCTGACACACCAGCAGTCTGTTCTGGACTCCAGTTCACATGCTGTCAATCAAGGCTTCTCCAGGTGTGTCCACGACATTGTGCACTTTCTGTCCGAACATGACACACAGAAGACACAGAGCCAGAGAAGACTGCTGGAGCACTTCCAGAACCTGCAGACACCATCTGAACAGATCAGGAGAGAAAGTGTCCTGCCTCCGCTGAGCTCCACACACCACCACACCTTCAACAAAGAGATGAATGTCAACAAGAGCGCCATCTGGAGGCCCTGGTAG
- the LOC130571340 gene encoding transcription factor HES-5-like yields the protein MTPTIISDEHLHLNNKLRKPIVEKMRRDRINRSIEQLKALLDPEFLKQQSDSKLEKADILEMTVSFLTHQQSVLDSSSHAVNQGFSRCVHDIVHFLS from the exons ATGACACCTACAATCATCTCAGACGAGCATCTCCATCTCAACAACAAG CTGAGAAAGCCAATCGTGGAGAAGATGCGCAGAGATCGTATCAACAGAAGCATCGAGCAGCTCAAGGCTCTTCTGGATCCAGAGTTCCTCAAGCAGCAGTCTGATTCCAAGCTGGAGAAAGCAGATATACTGGAGATGACAGTCAGCTTCCTGACACACCAGCAGTCTGTTCTGGACTCCAGTTCACATGCTGTCAATCAAGGCTTCTCCAGGTGTGTCCACGACATTGTGCACTTTCTGTCCTAA
- the LOC130571436 gene encoding transcription factor HES-5-like, whose amino-acid sequence MAPTYTTDYSTLSNKDKHKLRKPAVEKMRRDRINNCIEQLKTMLEKEFHQQDPNTKLEKADILEMTVVFLKQQLQPKSSAPQKTHFDGYSQCWRETMNYLSVNSKTDGVRQHLNRCQEAQRSAKDVSLLSPVSYQSSKVIVKQEPCAHTPLWRPW is encoded by the exons ATGGCTCCAACTTACACTACTGACTACTCCACACTTTCCAACAAAGATAAGCATAAA TTGAGAAAACCTGCCGTGGAGAAAATGCGCCGAGATCGCATCAACAACTGCATCGAGCAGCTCAAAACCATGCTGGAGAAAGAGTTCCACCAGCAGGACCCAAACACCAAGCTGGAGAAAGCCGACATTCTGGAGATGACCGTGGTCTTCCTGAAACAGCAGCTGCAGCCCAAGTCCTCAGCTCCACAGAAAACTCACTTTGACGGCTATTCCCAGTGCTGGAGGGAGACCATGAACTATCTGTCTGTCAACTCCAAGACGGACGGCGTTCGTCAACATCTGAACCGCTGCCAGGAAGCCCAGAGATCAGCTAAAGATGTCAGTCTCCTGTCTCCAGTCTCCTATCAGAGCAGCAAGGTCATCGTGAAGCAGGAACCGTGTGCTCACACACCTCTCTGGAGACCTTGGTAG
- the her15.1 gene encoding hairy and enhancer of split-related 15, tandem duplicate 1: MAPTYTTDYSTLSNKDKHKMRKPAVEKMRRDRINNCIEQLKTMLEKEFHQQDPNTKLEKADILEMTVVFLKQQLQPKTSAPQKTHFDGYSQCWRETMNYLSVNSKTDGVRQHLNRCQEAQRSAKDVSLLSPVSYQSSKVIVKQEPCAHTPLWRPW, translated from the exons ATGGCTCCAACTTACACTACTGACTACTCCACACTTTCCAACAAAGATAAGCATAAA ATGAGAAAACCTGCCGTGGAGAAAATGCGCCGAGATCGCATCAACAACTGCATCGAGCAGCTCAAAACCATGCTGGAGAAAGAGTTCCACCAGCAGGACCCAAACACCAAGCTGGAGAAAGCCGACATTCTGGAGATGACCGTGGTCTTCCTGAAACAGCAGCTGCAGCCCAAGACCTCAGCTCCACAGAAAACTCACTTTGACGGCTATTCCCAGTGCTGGAGGGAGACCATGAACTATCTGTCTGTCAACTCCAAGACGGACGGCGTTCGTCAACATCTGAACCGCTGCCAGGAAGCCCAGAGATCAGCTAAAGATGTCAGTCTCCTGTCTCCAGTCTCCTATCAGAGCAGCAAGGTCATCGTGAAGCAGGAACCGTGTGCTCACACACCTCTCTGGAGACCTTGGTAG
- the LOC130571548 gene encoding transcription factor HES-5-like: MAPTIYKVTETGTKRTNMRKPVVEKMRRDRINRCIEQLKVLLKTEINASQPCGKLEKADILEMAVIHLKKSMRTNENAHAQSYADGLSRCIQETARFLSVHNQLQTTKFALMGHFNSTVQPKASEKVVCASAPKDSCQAVSKRAGEHALWRPW; this comes from the exons ATGGCTCCTACTATTTACAAAGTGACTGAGACAGGAACTAAACGAACGAAT ATGAGAAAACCAGTGGTGGAGAAGATGCGCAGAGATCGCATCAACAGATGCATCGAACAACTTAAAGTCCTTCTCAAGACGGAGATTAACGCCAGCCAGCCGTGTGGTAAACTGGAGAAGGCTGATATCTTGGAGATGGCTGTCATTCACCTGAAGAAATCCATGAGGACAAACGAAAACGCACATGCGCAAAGTTACGCGGACGGGTTATCCAGGTGTATACAGGAGACGGCACGATTTCTGTCCGTTCACAACCAGCTCCAGACAACCAAATTCGCTTTAATGGGACACTTCAACAGCACCGTGCAACCCAAAGCGAGCGAAAAAGTTGTCTGCGCGTCTGCGCCCAAGGACAGCTGTCAAGCCGTTTCCAAACGCGCAGGAGAGCACGCGCTTTGGAGACCCTGGTGA
- the aldh4a1 gene encoding delta-1-pyrroline-5-carboxylate dehydrogenase, mitochondrial has protein sequence MLRVRSAVCQSLKGFKTFSCAAVEVKNEPILGFKEGSEERADLLKALQELKGKTEEIPCVVGNEEVWTKDIRYQLSPFNHSHKVSKFCFADKELINKAIEASVAARREWDLKPVADRAQIFFKAADIISGPKRAEVLAKTMIGQGKTVIQAEIDAAAELIDFFRFNAKHAIELEHQQPLDSDGSTNTMLYRGLEGFVAAVAPFNFTAIGGNLAGTPAIMGNVVLWKPSDTAMSASYSVYKILRESGLPPNIIQFVPADGPVFGDAITSSEHLAGINFTGSVPTFKRLWKQVAQNLDIYRNFPRVAGECGGKNFHFVHKSADIGSVVTGTIRSVFEYGGQKCSACSRMYVPDSLWPQIKQQLLTLHKQIKLGNPVEDFSTFFSAVIDDKAFARIKGWLEHAKSSPHLKIIAGGNCDDSKGYFVEPTIIETTNPQEKIMNEEIFGPVLTVYVYPENDYKKVLHLIDNTSPYALTGAVFAQDKAVIDEAAKALRNAAGNYYVNDKSTGSIVAQQPFGGARASGTNDKPGGPHYVLRWTSPQVVKQTHVPLTEWKYAYMG, from the exons ATGCTGCGAGTGAGATCTGCCGTCTGTCAGTCTCTGAAGGG GTTCAAGACCTTTTCATGTGCAGCTGTGGAGGTGAAGAATGAGCCCATCCTCGGGTTTAAAGAGGGCAGTGAAGAGAGAGCCGACCTGCTGAAG GCATTACAAGAGCTAAAGGGCAAGACGGAGGAGATTCCATGTGTGGTCGGAAATGAAGAAGTTTGGACCAAAGATATCAGATATCAGCTGTCT CCCTTCAACCACTCTCACAAAGTCTCCAAATTCTGCTTTGCTGATAAG GAGCTGATAAATAAAGCCATCGAAGCCTCCGTGGCTGCACGCAGAGAATGGGACCTCAAACCCGTCGCGGATCGAGCGCAGATCTTCTTCAAAGCCGCCGACATCATTAGTGGACCCAAGAGAGCAGAAGTTCTGGCCAAGACCATGATCGGACAG GGTAAGACTGTGATTCAGGCTGAGATTGATGCCGCTGCAGAACTCATCGACTTCTTCAGGTTTAACGCCAAACACGCCATCGAGCTGGAACACCAGCAGCCTTTAGACAGCGACGGAAGTACAAACACTATGCTGTACAGAGGACTGGAG GGGTTTGTAGCCGCtgttgcaccattcaacttcACAGCGATCGGTGGAAATCTGGCTGGAACTCCAGCCATCATG GGTAACGTGGTGTTGTGGAAGCCCAGTGACACGGCCATGTCTGCCAGCTACTCGGTTTATAAGATCCTGAGAGAGTCTGGACTGCCACCCAATATCATCCAGTTCGTCCCGGCCGATGGTCCAGTGTTTGGAGACGCTATCACCAGCTCTGAACACCTGGCTGGTATTAACTTCACAGGCAGCGTCCC AACGTTTAAGCGGTTGTGGAAGCAGGTGGCTCAGAATCTGGACATTTACAGGAACTTCCCTCGTGTTGCCGGAG AATGTGGTGGGAAGAACTTCCACTTCGTGCACAAGTCTGCAGATATCGGGAGCGTTGTGACTGGCACCATCCGCTCTGTGTTTGAGTACGGAGGACAGAAGTGTTCGGCGTGCTCCAGGATGTACGTGCCAGACTCGCTGTGGCCGCAGATCAAACAGCAACTTCTGACTTTGCACAAACAGATCAAACTGGGAAAC CCAGTTGAAGATTTCAGCACGTTCTTCTCTGCAGTTATTGATGACAAG GCTTTCGCTAGAATTAAAGGATGGCTGGAACACGCCAAATCCTCGCCGCATCTGAAGATCATTGCTGGAGGAAACTGTGACGATTCGAAAGGATATTTTGTGGAACCCACCATCATTGAAACCACCAACCCGCAGGAGAAAATCATGAACGAG GAGATCTTTGGGCCCGTCCTGACGGTTTACGTTTACCCTGAAAATGACTACAAGAAGGTCCTACACTTAATAGACAACACATCTCCTTACGCCCTAACAGGAGCTGTCTTTGCTCAAGATAA GGCTGTTATTGATGAGGCAGCGAAGGCTTTGAGAAACGCAGCTGGAAACTATTACGTCAATGACAAATCTACAGGATCCATTGTGGCACAGCAGCCATTTGGTGGTGCCAGAGCATCAG GCACCAACGACAAGCCCGGTGGACCGCACTACGTCCTCCGGTGGACGTCTCCACAGGTTGTTAAGCAGACCCATGTTCCTCTTACTGAATGGAAATACGCCTACATGGGTTAA